From the Candidatus Krumholzibacteriota bacterium genome, one window contains:
- a CDS encoding DUF4384 domain-containing protein has product MRKRFFIVFLVLLTASFFFSTTRAIEYKKSSSNASYDVSRLNIVMRLVGGRGAVVNSGKELNFSFRLNQPGYVIIYNIDSEGFINLIYPPDGKLNKIEKDRVYIIPERGSSLSLKAGSKTGIEYIHALAVEDRNYIDERELYFLSQDSELPRNKRFRTDKDPYLSFNMIDKTIVKNIDNNPPATDHTYFFVNKRQDYPSYLCGQCHGADKLSDLYGKQCTEIAIEKNFYEEKLSYPYPPLFNISHYDEPEEENYSSKTYYEDNLSNNWDDELLSTNENDIYLTINTGYDYPYYYSGYYPYNNYFYQYPSYSSFYWGFGFSSNWGFNPWYNYGYYSPYYYPNSWYFPYYSYYDSGWNNYYDGRRSIYAGRKFTKRSLNYPAVSNELKREKSLKNSKLVSSRMTRLKGKSRQQSELTKALTSRRTISERSNLRRGNITSRESVKRRTVYGSPRRKNTESTRSARNYNNIDRNNNTRRVYNPNRTNDSKRSSSRNNRSSSRTRSLKRDNNDRNRSTRSVNKSRSDSRREDSSSRVKRDSRSSSRRNSSRGSTKRSSSRGSSSSRSSSRRSRRSSSRDRD; this is encoded by the coding sequence ATGAGGAAAAGATTCTTTATCGTTTTTCTCGTCCTTCTAACCGCGTCGTTCTTCTTTTCAACAACCAGGGCTATTGAATATAAAAAGAGCTCATCAAATGCCTCATATGACGTGAGCCGATTAAACATAGTTATGCGGCTCGTGGGCGGAAGGGGAGCTGTTGTAAATTCCGGCAAAGAGTTGAATTTTAGTTTCAGGCTAAACCAGCCGGGGTATGTTATCATATACAATATTGACAGCGAAGGTTTTATAAATCTCATCTATCCGCCCGACGGCAAATTGAACAAAATTGAAAAAGACAGAGTTTATATCATACCGGAACGCGGAAGCAGCCTGAGTTTAAAAGCCGGCAGTAAAACCGGTATCGAGTATATTCACGCTCTCGCGGTTGAAGACAGGAATTATATTGACGAAAGGGAACTCTATTTTCTTAGTCAGGACTCGGAGCTTCCAAGGAATAAAAGATTCCGCACTGACAAAGACCCGTATCTTTCATTCAATATGATTGATAAAACTATCGTAAAAAATATCGATAATAATCCTCCCGCCACTGATCATACTTATTTCTTCGTAAACAAGAGACAAGATTACCCTTCGTACCTGTGCGGACAATGTCACGGAGCAGACAAATTAAGCGATCTTTACGGTAAGCAGTGTACTGAAATAGCAATAGAGAAGAATTTCTATGAAGAAAAACTAAGTTATCCTTATCCCCCTCTCTTTAATATTTCACATTATGATGAACCGGAAGAAGAAAACTACTCATCAAAGACATATTATGAAGACAATCTATCTAATAACTGGGATGATGAGCTTCTATCCACAAATGAAAACGATATCTACCTCACAATTAATACGGGGTATGATTATCCTTATTACTATTCCGGTTATTATCCGTATAATAACTATTTCTACCAGTATCCGTCTTATTCCTCCTTCTATTGGGGTTTTGGGTTCAGCTCCAACTGGGGATTTAATCCCTGGTATAATTACGGTTACTACTCCCCCTATTACTACCCCAATAGCTGGTATTTCCCATACTACAGTTACTACGACTCCGGCTGGAACAACTATTATGACGGCCGAAGGTCTATCTATGCCGGCAGAAAATTTACAAAGCGCTCTCTAAATTATCCGGCCGTATCGAACGAGCTTAAACGTGAAAAGTCGCTAAAAAACAGCAAATTGGTCAGTAGTAGAATGACCAGACTGAAGGGGAAAAGCCGTCAACAGTCAGAACTTACGAAAGCACTTACATCGCGCCGAACAATATCGGAGAGAAGCAACTTGCGAAGAGGAAATATTACATCCAGAGAAAGTGTGAAAAGAAGAACAGTATACGGCTCGCCGCGTAGAAAAAATACAGAAAGTACAAGGTCAGCGCGTAACTACAATAATATTGACAGAAATAACAATACCCGAAGGGTATATAACCCAAACAGAACAAACGATAGTAAGCGATCGTCGTCAAGAAACAACAGAAGCTCCTCACGAACACGCTCTTTGAAAAGAGACAATAATGACAGGAACAGGTCAACCAGAAGCGTAAACAAATCCCGATCGGATTCAAGAAGGGAAGATTCAAGTAGCCGAGTTAAAAGGGATAGTAGGAGCTCTTCCAGAAGAAACTCTTCAAGAGGATCAACGAAGAGATCTTCTTCGAGAGGATCTTCATCTTCGAGAAGTTCCTCAAGAAGATCCAGGCGATCCAGTTCCCGCGACCGCGACTGA
- a CDS encoding MotA/TolQ/ExbB proton channel family protein, producing the protein MGFEGMPIFLQIAENFVELISRAGVLAKLVLALLLILSVVSWTIIVEKIRYFRRSSKEGGEFIKLFKDELSLRALIEKAKKYPASCEAQLVLSIGNEITSGELESLKSLDSFLEARIDSIIAGWESYLIFLSTTATISPFLGLLGTVWGIMRSFISMGARGSADLYVVGPGIAEALITTIFGLGAAIPAVIGYNYMVRLIRRKEDDLTSFMVLFRSRLTEGKYGELRKDTG; encoded by the coding sequence ATGGGATTTGAAGGAATGCCGATATTTTTACAGATCGCTGAAAATTTTGTTGAGTTGATTTCCAGAGCGGGAGTTCTCGCTAAATTAGTTCTGGCTCTTCTGCTTATTCTTTCAGTAGTTTCATGGACGATAATTGTTGAAAAGATTAGGTATTTCAGGCGTTCTTCAAAGGAAGGGGGCGAATTCATAAAACTTTTCAAAGATGAATTGTCTCTGCGGGCTTTAATCGAAAAAGCAAAAAAGTACCCTGCCAGCTGTGAAGCCCAGCTTGTCTTATCCATTGGCAATGAAATAACCAGCGGAGAACTAGAGAGTTTAAAATCCTTAGACAGCTTTCTCGAGGCGAGAATAGACTCGATTATAGCGGGCTGGGAATCGTATTTGATATTTCTCTCGACTACGGCTACGATTTCTCCCTTTCTCGGCCTACTCGGCACGGTTTGGGGGATAATGCGCTCTTTTATTAGTATGGGAGCCAGAGGCTCCGCGGATTTATATGTCGTCGGTCCCGGTATTGCCGAAGCGCTTATAACAACTATATTTGGGCTTGGTGCAGCTATACCGGCTGTTATAGGTTATAATTACATGGTCAGACTAATCAGGAGAAAGGAAGATGACCTGACCTCCTTTATGGTTCTTTTCAGGAGCCGTCTTACTGAAGGGAAATATGGTGAATTAAGGAAAGATACGGGTTGA
- a CDS encoding biopolymer transporter ExbD: protein MRRKRYSSMAAINITNLVDVMMVLLIVFMLTAPFLQAGVKLNLPKAEAKVIEERKGITVSVSREGDLFIEKREVEWEDFAGALRKELETNAQRIFLRADTKTHYGKVMRVLARIKMMGIEDVGLIAKQEKEE from the coding sequence ATGAGACGTAAGAGATATTCCTCGATGGCGGCGATAAACATAACCAACCTTGTCGATGTAATGATGGTGCTTTTAATTGTCTTTATGCTGACAGCTCCGTTCCTGCAGGCGGGAGTGAAGCTTAATCTTCCCAAGGCTGAAGCAAAAGTAATAGAGGAGCGCAAGGGTATTACTGTTTCTGTAAGCAGGGAGGGGGATCTTTTTATTGAGAAACGCGAAGTTGAGTGGGAAGACTTCGCGGGAGCTCTTAGAAAGGAACTCGAAACAAATGCTCAGCGGATTTTCTTAAGGGCCGATACAAAAACGCACTATGGGAAAGTGATGAGAGTTCTGGCAAGAATAAAGATGATGGGGATTGAAGATGTGGGTCTTATAGCCAAACAGGAGAAAGAAGAATAA
- a CDS encoding energy transducer TonB, whose translation MEKMKFSAVISLCIHALIFYVLLTFFEIVPRVDLPDKVYSVRIFSPTKAKKKEKPEKKQEVEVEKPEPEPEPVKKKKPAVEVKDEKPQEPPEKKQAEEKEKKSLDVTVKEDKKVEETSIAVDAPRFPFSYYLGAIQRKVSANWFSASAQHGKSISCTVFFRLDRSGRISGLLLEKGSGDSYFDRAALRAIKSSAPFPPLPGAFDEPALGVHFRFVQKD comes from the coding sequence ATGGAAAAGATGAAGTTTTCGGCTGTTATATCATTATGTATACACGCGCTTATCTTTTACGTGCTTCTTACTTTTTTCGAGATTGTTCCTAGAGTGGATTTACCGGACAAGGTATATTCCGTGCGTATTTTTTCTCCTACTAAAGCGAAGAAAAAGGAAAAACCCGAGAAGAAACAGGAAGTTGAAGTTGAGAAGCCGGAACCGGAGCCGGAACCTGTTAAAAAGAAGAAACCCGCTGTGGAGGTGAAGGATGAGAAGCCCCAAGAACCCCCTGAAAAGAAACAGGCGGAAGAAAAGGAAAAAAAATCTCTCGATGTTACGGTAAAGGAAGACAAGAAGGTTGAAGAGACCTCTATAGCCGTTGACGCCCCGCGTTTTCCGTTTTCCTACTACCTGGGGGCTATTCAGCGCAAGGTCTCCGCCAATTGGTTCTCGGCCTCTGCTCAGCACGGAAAGAGCATTTCATGCACTGTCTTTTTCCGGCTTGATAGAAGCGGAAGGATATCCGGATTACTGTTGGAAAAAGGGTCCGGCGATTCCTATTTTGACAGAGCGGCCCTCAGAGCTATAAAGAGTTCCGCCCCGTTTCCGCCTCTTCCCGGCGCTTTTGACGAGCCCGCTTTGGGAGTACACTTTAGATTTGTTCAGAAGGATTGA
- the pal gene encoding peptidoglycan-associated lipoprotein Pal — protein sequence MARISYTGLIVILVFALVLPACSKKEAPPIEEVKPAEEEIVPPPPPLEEEKEEPEIKEVKVEPVVLVDVFFDFDSFEIKDNYRSILTGNAEQILDKEDIKVVIEGHCDERGTAEYNLSLGEKRAKAVKDFYTAYGVAADKISIISYGEEKPFAKGHNEKAWAKNRRAHMVVK from the coding sequence ATGGCTCGCATCAGTTATACGGGATTAATTGTTATCCTGGTTTTTGCATTGGTTCTTCCTGCGTGTTCTAAAAAAGAGGCTCCGCCTATAGAAGAGGTGAAACCGGCTGAAGAGGAAATTGTTCCGCCGCCGCCTCCTCTTGAAGAAGAAAAGGAAGAACCTGAAATTAAGGAAGTTAAAGTGGAACCTGTAGTACTCGTTGACGTGTTCTTCGATTTTGACAGTTTCGAGATCAAAGACAATTACAGGAGTATACTAACCGGTAACGCTGAACAGATTCTGGACAAAGAAGATATCAAGGTCGTAATTGAGGGGCATTGTGATGAACGGGGAACGGCTGAATATAATCTTTCTCTTGGTGAAAAAAGAGCGAAAGCGGTCAAGGATTTTTACACGGCGTACGGTGTTGCCGCTGACAAGATATCTATAATCAGTTATGGTGAAGAAAAACCGTTTGCCAAGGGGCATAATGAAAAGGCCTGGGCCAAAAACCGCCGCGCCCATATGGTAGTTAAATAA
- a CDS encoding tetratricopeptide repeat protein — MFRIGYKKNLALGFILLFTAVNAGCWGAKFIEMPQRAINTSVAVDTLLAREKNLEERLDKMQKELKNQQKYSRREAARSKMDMEGLKDQLNAMRQALLESSRLDSFKKEATVSSGRRGPLPRAANRNKEEAEDTLGAAAEYDSLSSDSETGAAPDSGVVSGPDDTPSAGVMYRQIYLDFSRMEYQIALEDSKLFLDEYPDNPLAEEVIFIRGECFIEQEKYFDALKEFSRILKKYPEGKKVPASLLRMAVAYEEIGDSDLAAGIVRRLLRDYPNSEEAAAAEEEFGSILED, encoded by the coding sequence ATGTTCAGGATTGGGTATAAAAAGAATCTTGCTTTAGGATTTATTTTACTCTTTACGGCGGTAAATGCCGGGTGTTGGGGAGCGAAGTTCATCGAGATGCCGCAGAGGGCAATTAATACATCGGTGGCTGTTGATACTCTTCTTGCGAGAGAGAAAAATCTGGAAGAACGGCTGGATAAAATGCAGAAAGAGCTGAAAAACCAGCAGAAATATTCCAGAAGAGAGGCAGCAAGAAGCAAGATGGATATGGAGGGATTAAAGGATCAGTTAAACGCCATGCGGCAGGCGCTGCTGGAATCTTCAAGGCTTGATTCCTTTAAAAAAGAGGCAACTGTTTCTTCAGGCCGGAGAGGTCCTTTGCCCCGGGCTGCAAATAGAAATAAAGAAGAAGCAGAAGATACTTTAGGGGCAGCCGCAGAATATGATTCTCTTTCATCGGATTCTGAGACCGGAGCTGCTCCGGATTCAGGGGTAGTATCCGGGCCGGACGATACTCCCTCCGCGGGAGTGATGTACAGGCAGATATACCTCGATTTCAGCAGAATGGAATATCAAATCGCTCTTGAGGATTCTAAACTCTTTCTTGATGAATATCCTGATAATCCGTTAGCCGAAGAGGTTATCTTTATAAGGGGAGAGTGTTTTATTGAGCAGGAAAAATACTTTGACGCTCTGAAGGAATTTTCAAGAATACTTAAGAAATATCCGGAAGGAAAGAAAGTGCCGGCTTCTCTTTTAAGAATGGCAGTCGCGTATGAGGAAATTGGAGACAGTGATCTGGCCGCCGGTATAGTAAGGAGGCTTTTAAGAGATTACCCCAACAGTGAAGAAGCCGCGGCGGCTGAAGAAGAGTTTGGCTCGATTCTAGAGGATTAA
- a CDS encoding hemolysin family protein, whose amino-acid sequence MPVLFERCIQKTLEIFSNISLIISVIVLLGFSAFFSGSETAYFSIQHSVLEKMKLGNRRKRMVFSLLSKPRKLLVTILFANLLVNITATSLVTAFAIESFGKTGVGITTVVMTALILVFGEITPKEFAFHHSTSFAAISAPVYRTLIFILSPAVWLLGRIADLAVRGSRGLLGEPHRGYVTRELVTAVEIGYRNGLFKDFEREILGNFFLFAETTVGEVFTPRGEVFALEADMNLNEAVPLVKEYGFSRIPLYAETSDNIVGVLLAKELLKYSSKKKMKLRKIMQPVWFVPESKRVRYLLNEFLNAHQHVAVIVDEHGAYLGIITLEDILEEIFGEIRDRREPRVKEYQVTEGGEIVVDGTFRLEALNKILGTEIFSKEVETTAGYLIEKTGKIPREGETFNINNVRFLVISAGKTRVNKIKVGKSDEGKDKD is encoded by the coding sequence ATGCCGGTGTTGTTTGAAAGGTGTATTCAAAAGACTTTGGAAATCTTCAGCAATATTTCATTAATCATATCAGTAATTGTGCTATTGGGTTTTTCAGCTTTCTTTTCGGGGTCGGAGACCGCGTATTTTTCCATTCAGCATTCTGTTCTTGAGAAGATGAAGCTTGGAAACAGACGAAAGAGAATGGTGTTTTCTCTTTTGTCAAAACCCAGAAAACTTCTCGTAACTATACTTTTCGCTAATTTACTTGTTAATATTACCGCTACAAGTTTGGTTACCGCATTTGCGATAGAATCTTTCGGGAAAACCGGGGTGGGTATTACAACAGTCGTCATGACCGCCCTCATACTTGTTTTTGGCGAAATAACTCCGAAGGAATTTGCTTTTCATCATTCAACCTCTTTTGCGGCAATTTCAGCTCCGGTATACAGGACTTTAATATTTATTCTGTCTCCGGCCGTGTGGCTGTTGGGACGAATAGCCGATTTAGCGGTAAGGGGGAGCCGCGGTTTGCTGGGAGAACCCCACAGGGGGTATGTTACAAGAGAACTTGTCACGGCGGTTGAAATTGGATACAGAAACGGTCTTTTTAAAGATTTTGAGAGGGAGATTCTCGGCAATTTTTTCCTCTTTGCGGAGACCACAGTGGGAGAAGTTTTTACACCCCGAGGCGAGGTCTTTGCTTTAGAGGCAGATATGAATCTTAATGAGGCCGTTCCTCTTGTAAAAGAATACGGCTTCAGCCGTATTCCTCTCTACGCGGAAACAAGTGACAATATTGTTGGAGTTCTCCTGGCCAAGGAACTGCTTAAGTATTCGAGTAAGAAGAAGATGAAACTGAGAAAAATAATGCAGCCCGTCTGGTTTGTTCCCGAAAGTAAGAGAGTCCGCTATTTACTGAATGAATTTCTAAACGCCCACCAGCATGTTGCGGTAATAGTAGATGAACACGGAGCGTATCTGGGGATTATAACTCTGGAGGATATTCTCGAAGAAATATTCGGCGAAATCCGTGACAGGAGAGAGCCGAGAGTAAAAGAGTATCAAGTTACAGAGGGCGGCGAAATTGTTGTCGACGGCACATTCAGACTGGAAGCGTTGAATAAGATTCTGGGGACTGAAATTTTCTCTAAAGAAGTGGAAACAACCGCGGGCTATCTGATAGAAAAGACGGGCAAAATTCCCCGGGAGGGAGAAACATTTAACATCAACAATGTGCGTTTTCTTGTTATATCAGCCGGAAAAACAAGGGTTAACAAGATCAAAGTCGGTAAATCCGACGAGGGAAAGGATAAGGACTGA
- a CDS encoding hemolysin family protein, which translates to MSVSIIVVTIFMSAFFSGSETAVVSCNRLKVRNKVREGSFRARILEDLIASPHFLLSIVLVGNNLAIIACTAEATALAIRLFGNKGPLVSTIVITPVLLIMGEVVPKASFLYHSDRISIFVAPILKGFSYILWPFVKSAALLTAIPSKITRKSGKKENFMSTREELIYLYSGIKDKGVIKEREKKIIDSVFHFGVVKAADLMLPVSEVISFPYTSSISEVIETANKYPYSRYPLVSPKSGNVVGVISLFDLLGIESGEKLTSLMHKPFFAAEDELAEDLLVRMKSEPLHFAIVINNRGRFKGILTLENIIESIVGDIASEHELLGIQG; encoded by the coding sequence TTGTCTGTATCAATTATAGTTGTAACTATTTTTATGTCAGCTTTTTTTTCCGGTTCTGAGACAGCTGTCGTTTCCTGCAACAGACTTAAAGTACGAAACAAAGTGAGAGAAGGATCATTCAGGGCCCGTATCCTGGAAGATCTTATCGCTTCTCCGCACTTTCTCCTGTCTATTGTTCTTGTGGGTAATAATTTGGCTATTATTGCCTGTACGGCTGAAGCAACAGCTTTGGCAATAAGACTCTTCGGGAATAAGGGGCCCTTAGTTTCAACTATTGTGATTACACCTGTCTTACTGATCATGGGAGAAGTTGTTCCCAAGGCATCTTTTTTATACCATTCGGATAGAATTTCTATTTTCGTTGCCCCGATTCTCAAAGGCTTTTCATATATTCTCTGGCCTTTTGTTAAATCTGCCGCTTTGCTGACAGCAATCCCCTCGAAGATAACCCGCAAAAGCGGAAAGAAAGAGAATTTCATGTCTACACGTGAAGAGCTGATATATTTATACAGCGGAATTAAAGATAAAGGTGTTATCAAGGAAAGGGAAAAGAAGATTATTGACAGCGTTTTTCATTTCGGCGTTGTAAAGGCTGCTGATTTGATGCTGCCTGTAAGTGAAGTTATATCGTTTCCATATACAAGTTCGATATCGGAGGTTATAGAAACCGCCAATAAATATCCATATTCCCGTTATCCTCTTGTTTCTCCGAAGTCGGGGAATGTTGTAGGTGTTATCTCTCTATTTGATTTACTTGGAATAGAGAGCGGGGAGAAGCTTACTTCCCTTATGCATAAACCATTTTTTGCCGCCGAGGATGAACTAGCCGAGGATCTCCTTGTAAGGATGAAGAGTGAACCGCTTCATTTCGCTATCGTCATAAACAATAGGGGCCGATTTAAGGGGATATTGACATTAGAGAATATAATTGAGAGTATCGTTGGAGATATAGCCAGTGAACATGAATTATTGGGAATCCAAGGATAA